One Tolypothrix bouteillei VB521301 DNA window includes the following coding sequences:
- a CDS encoding ABC transporter ATP-binding protein, with protein MTQETFTKNSELSLLEAKNLTRRFGGLVAVNNVSFHVNKYEIFGLIGPNGAGKTTLFNLITGLITPSSGHLIYQDRDISRLRPHKIAGLGIARTFQNIRLFGELSALENVVIARHLHTKSSMMQGILGLPPAPKEEQNSKRRGVELLGLVGLSDRLDEKAKNFAYGDQRRLEIARALALEPQVLLLDEPAAGMNPSEKHQLSEFIRNLRQSFNLTIVLIEHHVPLVMGLCDRIAVLDFGQLIALGEPSVVRNDPAVIEAYLGNE; from the coding sequence ATGACTCAAGAAACTTTCACTAAAAATTCTGAATTATCCTTACTAGAAGCTAAAAACTTAACCCGCCGTTTTGGGGGTTTAGTAGCAGTCAATAATGTATCTTTTCATGTAAATAAATATGAAATTTTTGGACTGATCGGTCCTAACGGTGCTGGGAAAACTACACTATTCAATTTAATTACGGGCTTAATTACACCTTCTAGCGGTCATTTAATTTATCAAGATAGAGACATTTCTCGATTGCGTCCTCACAAAATCGCAGGTTTGGGGATTGCGCGAACATTTCAAAACATTCGCTTGTTTGGCGAACTCTCAGCGTTAGAAAATGTTGTTATAGCAAGGCATTTGCATACCAAGAGTAGTATGATGCAGGGGATTTTGGGCTTGCCTCCTGCTCCTAAAGAAGAACAAAACAGCAAACGAAGAGGGGTAGAATTATTAGGGCTGGTTGGTTTAAGCGATCGCCTGGATGAAAAAGCGAAAAACTTTGCCTATGGTGACCAAAGGCGTTTGGAAATAGCACGCGCTCTTGCTTTAGAACCACAGGTCTTACTTTTAGATGAACCAGCAGCTGGTATGAATCCCAGTGAAAAGCACCAATTGAGTGAGTTTATCCGCAACTTACGCCAAAGCTTTAACTTAACTATCGTTTTGATCGAGCATCATGTTCCCTTAGTTATGGGTTTGTGCGATCGCATAGCTGTTTTGGATTTTGGTCAATTGATCGCTTTGGGTGAGCCATCTGTTGTCAGAAACGATCCAGCTGTGATTGAAGCATATTTGGGCAATGAATAA
- a CDS encoding sigma-70 family RNA polymerase sigma factor produces MSDRLLHLDDVKNIRKPEQVAAIFQKLGYKAICELLDVTDLELSKSSTQAVNHVYLIANQGNAELQVLLFQLKPSEWLSLDAVSYRMQAIAKSLCQRLSYFLLLCTRDYSQLMLVSPRMSFDARMNFRLNINKYFINTADPSYHDLNRLEKIAAFSLEPQTLHRIQHEALRFRELQKQYETQDSIRWYLQQIGRIKLLKASEEIFLARQVAQLEALENIRQRLQKQHQRNPQDEELALEFGISVSLLRERIANGRFAKNKLIQANLRLVVSITKNYINRGVDFLDLIQEGNLGLIKAVEKFDYTKGYQLSTYATWWIRQGIRRAINNQSRTIRLPVHLWEKISLIKKTTKQLSQEIGRLPKQKEIAASLDVTDEYLQSIVKSALPIISLDTPIGSGEDNVLADVIEFDGDTPEACLIKTCLREELESILSILQPRERQILEMRYGVDDGYEKTLEAIGQQFGLTRERIRQIINKTISKLYSEIPRISRLSKLIPQIVNSTPETFVLSNASTKKFNLEETTVIHNFKKENNLGIVVMKEVMKKMNSSQRAQTMEYNSKNLLEQLGSLKQDFNQLSEKLTRAAREFQHPGIPITEELISELGECRVNFVKLRDRTLELAVKYEVSPIPKKIELLSYHDIESLAQNIGELEKKKLDSEQLVHQALMILQRVLSIVHRVENDFQPLVECQVRANELYQAIIKSQECEHPDIKNLTDGAHPLSKLLTLITHWEDLDDDSLADLQDSVSETFGRTLSIAAVRGKLTVKEDFIQGITLPSSIKTDVQSFYAETHQTEKFSVKQATKEQSNVLQGNTEIASHNNQVIGEFQTKETLITTPENLAKREFIITDKPKVVINQNAFGEKKTEEVQPQDRLTLEDIEEQNTISISEEEPLALRKQIWKLLRENQLCLAYYLARSLEDIYPNSQLNIPSGIIRGVILGCHIRYDFGLGEIANILRSDFTNLTNNYFTDGDNDWNQAVSLLLATAALRPALLAPNTHAPAILLSLRLGEGLSQLYRYCQTIGNFGNQGLALDTTAIKTVRNQTLWEADVTALRKQVEVWWTQAPRLNMIYGPAKAVWNEWIKPNQLIYSLILPIQQNDLSRLDAVKNYVGQLSSETQINDEVKRKQRELGLIRGSSDTITGLALNQIRQHVREAVDFARQWISLQEPCTRNRNNYDYSQAQLLQQDLASLYTSVLQQLNAFDKSNSSVLIKAGVYCCKKAIENISNLFEPNATLPTVEFDLKYLLNAELLKLPSVPMDSNWQPEVKSPNLFVKEIINFCKENNFNWEQAFHARCTCQDHEATGRIIEYLRVYPEKSIDIDKLEQQRKASIKHCRDELEKTVKNTRKLLEDNVALGLLRETERLHYASQIEKIEASTKKTLRFYEKNLYLSEIGQAINAKRQESINETRSKLIKLIEEMGEDNPAYARISNVLDTGDVLTANEYIDMVQQGRQIPEPENRREAFKDFFKENYFSIEDVLEPADRNPNKRRELINNIAQRISIGPLQMRQVPGAQAKQASKMLDTWFAVKGRKQAITDKDASQILSSFGFNTDNIIIKKVGNHTWIDVTTEPIQDKKRCSMPAFGSEAKGRYRILCVWDRPSEEEILNAVGHTSHGSAVLVFHFGRMSEKRRRDLARLCRERRRTFIVIDDAVIFYLCGERGARLSILFECTLPFTFLEPYTTTSGFVSPEMFYGRERERDSIISPTGSCFIYGGRQLGKTVLLRSVEREFHSPNEGKIALWLDLKSEAIGYDRDIDEIWNLLASEFRKIGVISDNKSNRVKADELLKEIETWLNQDTNRKILLLLDEADKFLEADGKKRTADNDEKGDFIRSARLKGLMDRTNRRFKVVFAGLHNVQRTTKLENHPLAHLGEPICIGPLLNNGEMREARALIERPFASIGYSFDSPDLVTRILSQTNYYPSLIQLYCQQLLRHITNPDVANFDIHNGPPYTITSQQVDDAYNNQDLRKAIRDRFIWTLQLDQRYEVIAYTIAYGSIESENGMVNGFNLSWIRNEILTWWYEGFQGLSSDEILVLLEEMVGLGVLRVTSTGGFTLRSPNVLLLMGTLEEIEVTLLQPREIPLEYEPATFRSAIGIKEDSRRSPLTAQQESKLLLAENGVSIIFGSQAAGLDDLDLYAKSVVSKKKEYFDKYLDNISSLDEFSQSLNRLIRNRQKEGTTIIFVSALAKWNHHWIDEAIAQIGRLRSNNSFVRIVFIADPQIAWDLICDRSTELNRVNRITTLSLKPWHDVALRQWLQDCNFPSDKNSREKITTGTGNWSALLHRFYQNSKSDIHRWELHLERIKDSFNDSQEALYFTTEHLGIDLYEQQKVLRVLAQLCQMSPDGKVSLNDLVDFIHDLQTEVVNKVLKWADLLSLANPVGKKDGQEYWRVEPVIGHILEAIGE; encoded by the coding sequence ATGTCTGACAGATTACTACACCTAGATGATGTAAAAAACATAAGAAAACCAGAACAAGTAGCAGCAATATTTCAAAAACTTGGGTACAAAGCCATTTGCGAATTGCTTGATGTTACAGATTTAGAACTTTCAAAGAGTAGTACTCAAGCTGTTAATCATGTCTACTTAATTGCAAACCAAGGAAATGCAGAGTTACAGGTTCTTCTGTTTCAACTTAAACCGTCAGAATGGCTTTCGCTTGATGCAGTTTCTTATAGAATGCAAGCTATTGCCAAAAGCCTCTGTCAGCGATTGTCTTATTTTTTATTATTATGCACAAGGGACTACAGCCAGTTAATGCTCGTAAGTCCTCGCATGAGCTTTGATGCTCGAATGAATTTTAGGCTCAATATTAACAAATATTTCATCAACACTGCTGACCCTAGTTATCATGACCTAAATCGATTAGAAAAAATTGCTGCTTTTTCACTTGAGCCCCAAACGCTTCACCGAATTCAACATGAAGCACTTAGATTTAGAGAACTTCAAAAGCAATACGAAACCCAAGATTCAATTCGCTGGTATCTACAACAAATTGGTCGAATTAAATTATTAAAGGCATCAGAAGAAATTTTTCTTGCTCGTCAAGTTGCACAGTTAGAAGCGTTAGAAAACATTAGACAACGATTACAAAAACAACATCAACGTAATCCTCAAGATGAAGAGTTAGCCTTAGAATTTGGTATATCCGTATCACTGCTGCGTGAACGAATAGCAAATGGGCGCTTTGCTAAAAATAAGCTAATACAGGCAAATCTACGGTTAGTTGTTTCCATTACTAAGAATTACATAAATCGAGGGGTTGATTTTTTAGATTTAATTCAAGAAGGGAATTTGGGATTAATTAAAGCAGTTGAGAAATTTGATTACACAAAAGGTTACCAACTATCAACCTATGCAACTTGGTGGATTAGGCAGGGTATAAGACGAGCGATTAATAATCAATCCCGCACAATTCGCCTACCAGTTCACTTGTGGGAAAAAATTTCCTTAATTAAAAAAACAACTAAGCAACTTTCTCAAGAAATTGGTCGTCTTCCCAAACAAAAAGAAATTGCTGCTAGTTTAGATGTAACAGATGAATATTTACAATCTATTGTTAAATCTGCCTTACCAATAATTTCTTTAGATACACCAATTGGTAGTGGAGAAGATAATGTATTAGCAGATGTTATTGAATTCGATGGAGACACACCGGAAGCTTGTTTAATTAAAACTTGTTTGCGAGAAGAATTAGAAAGTATCTTATCAATACTTCAACCGCGAGAACGCCAGATTTTAGAGATGCGATATGGTGTAGACGATGGATACGAGAAAACTTTGGAGGCAATTGGTCAGCAATTTGGTTTAACCCGTGAACGCATTCGTCAAATTATCAATAAAACAATCAGTAAATTATATAGTGAAATCCCCAGAATAAGCAGATTGTCGAAATTGATACCTCAAATTGTTAATTCTACACCAGAAACTTTTGTTTTATCAAATGCTTCAACAAAGAAATTCAATTTAGAAGAAACAACCGTAATCCATAACTTTAAAAAAGAGAACAATCTTGGCATCGTTGTTATGAAAGAAGTTATGAAAAAAATGAATTCAAGTCAAAGGGCTCAGACTATGGAATATAATTCTAAAAATTTACTTGAACAACTTGGTTCTTTAAAACAGGATTTTAACCAACTAAGTGAAAAATTAACCAGGGCAGCTAGAGAGTTCCAGCATCCTGGTATACCAATAACCGAAGAATTAATTTCAGAATTAGGCGAATGCCGAGTCAATTTTGTAAAATTGCGTGACAGAACCCTAGAATTAGCAGTTAAATATGAAGTATCTCCTATCCCTAAGAAGATCGAACTTCTTTCATATCATGACATCGAATCTTTAGCGCAAAATATAGGCGAGTTGGAAAAGAAAAAGTTAGATAGTGAGCAACTAGTTCATCAAGCTTTGATGATTTTACAGCGTGTTTTATCAATTGTTCATCGAGTAGAAAATGATTTCCAACCTTTAGTAGAGTGTCAAGTAAGAGCCAACGAACTCTACCAAGCCATTATAAAATCCCAAGAGTGTGAACATCCCGATATCAAAAATTTAACTGATGGTGCTCATCCATTATCGAAATTACTGACATTAATTACACACTGGGAAGATTTAGATGATGATAGTTTGGCAGACCTTCAAGATTCTGTGTCTGAAACATTTGGTAGAACTTTGTCTATAGCAGCAGTAAGAGGAAAACTAACTGTTAAAGAAGACTTTATACAAGGCATAACATTACCTTCAAGTATTAAAACTGATGTTCAAAGCTTCTATGCCGAAACTCATCAAACAGAAAAATTCTCTGTGAAACAAGCAACTAAAGAGCAATCAAATGTACTACAGGGGAACACAGAAATTGCATCACATAATAATCAAGTTATAGGAGAATTTCAGACAAAGGAAACATTAATTACAACTCCAGAAAATTTAGCTAAAAGAGAATTTATAATTACAGATAAGCCCAAAGTGGTAATAAACCAGAATGCTTTTGGAGAAAAGAAGACAGAAGAAGTACAGCCCCAAGATCGGCTAACCCTAGAAGATATAGAGGAACAAAATACTATATCTATCAGCGAAGAAGAACCACTAGCCCTTCGCAAACAAATTTGGAAACTACTTAGAGAAAACCAACTTTGTTTGGCTTATTATTTAGCACGTAGTTTAGAAGATATTTACCCCAATTCTCAATTAAATATACCATCAGGAATAATTCGAGGAGTTATTTTAGGTTGCCATATACGCTATGATTTCGGATTGGGAGAAATTGCTAACATTCTCAGAAGCGATTTTACAAACCTTACGAATAACTATTTTACTGATGGAGATAATGATTGGAACCAAGCTGTTAGTTTGCTTTTAGCCACTGCTGCTCTCCGTCCAGCATTACTTGCCCCAAATACTCACGCTCCAGCAATACTTCTCTCACTTAGATTGGGAGAAGGTCTGAGTCAGCTTTATCGGTACTGCCAAACTATAGGTAACTTCGGAAACCAAGGTTTAGCCTTGGATACGACAGCCATTAAAACAGTCAGAAATCAGACGTTGTGGGAAGCCGATGTTACTGCTTTACGTAAGCAAGTTGAAGTTTGGTGGACTCAAGCACCACGTTTAAATATGATTTATGGTCCTGCTAAGGCAGTTTGGAATGAGTGGATAAAGCCAAATCAACTTATTTATTCTCTTATATTGCCAATTCAACAAAACGATTTGAGCAGGCTAGATGCTGTTAAAAATTATGTGGGGCAATTGTCGTCAGAAACTCAAATTAATGATGAAGTCAAACGCAAACAGCGCGAACTAGGTTTAATTCGTGGTAGTAGTGATACTATCACTGGTCTAGCTCTCAATCAAATTCGCCAGCACGTTCGGGAAGCCGTTGATTTTGCTCGCCAGTGGATTTCTTTACAAGAACCTTGCACGAGAAATCGTAATAATTATGACTACAGTCAAGCTCAACTATTGCAACAAGATTTGGCAAGCCTTTACACTTCTGTTTTGCAACAACTGAATGCTTTCGATAAGAGTAATTCATCAGTCCTGATAAAAGCTGGAGTTTACTGTTGTAAAAAAGCAATCGAAAATATTAGCAATCTTTTTGAACCAAATGCCACATTACCAACAGTAGAATTTGATTTAAAATATCTCCTCAATGCAGAATTGCTCAAATTACCTTCAGTGCCTATGGATTCTAATTGGCAACCTGAAGTCAAAAGCCCAAATTTGTTTGTGAAGGAAATAATTAATTTTTGTAAGGAAAATAATTTCAATTGGGAACAAGCTTTCCATGCAAGGTGTACCTGTCAAGACCATGAGGCAACTGGACGAATTATTGAGTATCTTCGAGTCTATCCAGAGAAATCAATTGATATAGATAAATTAGAGCAGCAACGTAAAGCTAGTATTAAACATTGTCGCGATGAATTAGAGAAAACAGTTAAAAATACTAGAAAATTACTGGAAGATAATGTTGCTTTGGGTTTACTTAGAGAAACCGAGCGATTACACTATGCATCTCAGATAGAAAAAATAGAAGCCTCTACAAAAAAAACTCTACGTTTTTATGAAAAAAACTTATATCTTTCAGAGATTGGTCAAGCGATAAATGCTAAACGGCAGGAAAGCATTAATGAGACTAGGAGCAAACTAATTAAACTAATTGAAGAAATGGGGGAAGACAATCCTGCATATGCTCGAATTAGCAATGTGTTGGATACAGGTGATGTCCTGACTGCTAATGAATATATAGATATGGTGCAGCAAGGAAGACAAATACCCGAACCAGAAAATAGGAGAGAAGCCTTTAAAGACTTCTTTAAGGAGAATTATTTTTCTATAGAAGACGTACTTGAGCCTGCTGACAGAAATCCAAACAAGCGACGCGAACTAATAAATAACATTGCTCAGCGCATCAGTATTGGACCTCTACAGATGCGGCAGGTACCCGGTGCCCAGGCAAAGCAAGCATCTAAAATGCTCGATACTTGGTTTGCAGTCAAAGGAAGAAAGCAAGCAATCACAGATAAAGATGCTAGTCAAATTCTAAGCAGCTTCGGTTTTAACACTGACAATATTATTATCAAAAAAGTTGGGAATCATACCTGGATTGATGTCACCACTGAGCCGATTCAAGACAAAAAGCGTTGTTCCATGCCCGCTTTTGGTTCAGAGGCAAAAGGTCGTTATCGTATTCTCTGCGTATGGGACAGACCTTCAGAAGAAGAAATTCTTAATGCTGTTGGACACACTTCTCATGGCTCTGCGGTACTAGTGTTTCATTTTGGACGGATGTCAGAAAAAAGGCGTAGAGACCTAGCCCGATTGTGTCGGGAACGCCGTCGTACCTTTATCGTTATTGACGATGCTGTCATCTTCTATCTTTGTGGAGAAAGGGGCGCACGTCTATCAATATTATTTGAGTGTACCTTGCCCTTCACTTTCTTAGAACCATATACGACTACTTCAGGGTTTGTTTCCCCAGAAATGTTTTACGGACGGGAACGGGAACGAGACTCGATTATTTCTCCTACGGGTTCTTGTTTTATTTACGGGGGACGACAGTTAGGTAAAACGGTTTTACTGCGTTCAGTGGAGCGTGAGTTTCACTCACCTAATGAAGGGAAAATTGCACTTTGGCTCGACCTTAAATCAGAAGCAATCGGTTACGATAGGGATATTGATGAAATTTGGAATTTACTGGCCTCAGAATTTAGAAAAATCGGAGTAATTTCTGATAATAAATCTAATCGTGTAAAAGCAGACGAACTGCTAAAAGAAATTGAAACTTGGCTGAACCAGGATACAAACCGCAAGATTCTGTTGTTACTAGATGAAGCAGATAAATTTCTGGAAGCTGATGGTAAAAAACGCACAGCAGACAATGACGAAAAAGGAGATTTTATTCGTTCTGCTCGTTTGAAAGGATTAATGGACAGAACAAATCGTCGTTTCAAAGTAGTATTTGCTGGCTTGCACAACGTACAGCGTACTACCAAATTGGAGAACCATCCTTTAGCACATTTGGGAGAGCCTATTTGTATTGGTCCACTGTTGAATAATGGTGAAATGCGGGAGGCAAGAGCCTTAATTGAACGACCATTTGCTAGCATTGGCTATAGCTTTGATTCGCCCGATTTAGTCACGCGTATTCTCTCACAAACTAACTATTATCCAAGCCTTATACAACTTTATTGTCAACAATTACTCCGGCACATTACTAATCCTGATGTTGCTAATTTTGATATCCACAATGGTCCACCTTATACTATTACTTCACAGCAAGTTGATGATGCCTACAACAATCAGGACTTACGTAAAGCTATTCGCGATCGCTTTATCTGGACACTGCAATTAGACCAGCGCTACGAAGTGATTGCCTACACAATTGCCTATGGCTCTATAGAGAGCGAAAATGGCATGGTAAATGGGTTTAATTTGTCTTGGATTCGTAATGAAATACTAACATGGTGGTACGAAGGTTTCCAAGGTTTATCATCAGATGAAATTCTAGTTTTACTAGAAGAAATGGTCGGATTAGGGGTTTTACGTGTCACTAGTACGGGTGGATTTACCCTTAGAAGTCCCAATGTACTACTCCTTATGGGAACCCTAGAAGAAATAGAAGTAACACTCTTGCAGCCTCGTGAAATACCTCTAGAATATGAGCCTGCGACTTTTCGTTCAGCTATTGGTATAAAGGAAGACTCTAGGCGCAGTCCCCTAACAGCCCAGCAAGAATCAAAACTGCTGCTGGCTGAAAACGGAGTCTCTATTATATTTGGCTCTCAGGCAGCAGGACTTGATGACTTGGATCTTTATGCCAAATCAGTTGTGAGTAAGAAAAAGGAATATTTTGATAAATATTTGGATAACATCTCATCTTTAGATGAATTTAGCCAAAGCTTGAATCGTCTAATTCGTAATCGCCAAAAAGAAGGTACAACAATCATTTTTGTGTCTGCTTTAGCCAAGTGGAATCATCACTGGATTGATGAAGCAATTGCACAGATTGGAAGGTTGAGATCAAACAATTCTTTTGTGCGAATAGTTTTTATTGCTGACCCTCAAATAGCATGGGACTTAATCTGTGATCGTAGCACAGAATTGAATCGTGTTAACAGAATAACCACTTTGAGTTTAAAACCTTGGCATGATGTAGCTCTACGGCAATGGCTACAAGATTGTAATTTTCCCAGTGATAAAAATAGTCGAGAAAAAATCACTACAGGGACAGGAAATTGGTCAGCATTACTGCATCGTTTCTACCAAAATTCCAAATCTGACATACACCGTTGGGAATTGCATTTAGAAAGAATCAAAGATTCATTCAATGACAGCCAAGAAGCACTTTATTTTACTACAGAACATTTAGGGATTGACCTTTACGAACAACAAAAAGTCTTACGAGTTTTAGCTCAATTGTGTCAAATGTCTCCTGATGGCAAAGTGTCTCTTAATGATTTAGTAGATTTTATTCATGACCTCCAGACAGAAGTTGTGAATAAAGTTTTAAAATGGGCAGACCTACTTAGCCTAGCCAACCCTGTAGGTAAGAAAGACGGTCAGGAATATTGGCGTGTAGAGCCAGTTATTGGTCATATCCTCGAAGCTATTGGAGAATAA
- a CDS encoding ABC transporter ATP-binding protein, producing MNADNLRILELKDLYVNYGGIQALENINLFINSGEVVTLVGANGAGKTTTLRAISKIVNPRRGEILYNGRNITRRQPHEVVQLGIAHSPEGRRVLARQTVYDNLLLGAYIRGDRAEIKADIQQQFELFPRLSQRRNQLAGTLSGGEQQMLAIARALMSRPKLLLLDEPSLGLAPAIVREIFSIIENLRATGVTILLVEQNANLALQIADRGYVLEAGCITLSGRASELMTDERVRKAYLG from the coding sequence ATGAACGCAGATAATTTGAGAATTTTAGAGCTGAAAGACCTTTACGTAAATTATGGGGGTATTCAAGCTTTAGAAAATATTAATTTATTTATTAATAGTGGAGAAGTCGTCACTCTTGTGGGTGCTAATGGTGCGGGGAAAACAACGACTCTCCGCGCTATATCTAAGATAGTGAATCCCCGTCGTGGTGAAATTCTTTATAACGGACGCAATATCACTCGCCGTCAGCCTCATGAAGTTGTGCAACTCGGTATTGCTCACTCTCCTGAAGGACGAAGGGTATTAGCACGACAAACCGTGTATGACAATTTGTTATTGGGTGCTTATATTCGAGGCGATCGAGCAGAAATTAAAGCAGATATTCAGCAACAATTTGAGTTATTTCCCCGCTTGTCACAAAGGCGCAATCAATTGGCGGGAACTCTCAGTGGAGGGGAACAACAAATGCTCGCCATAGCTCGTGCTTTGATGAGTAGACCAAAACTTTTGCTGTTAGATGAGCCTAGTTTGGGTTTAGCACCTGCGATCGTGAGAGAAATTTTTAGCATTATTGAAAACTTACGCGCTACGGGTGTGACTATTTTGTTGGTTGAACAAAACGCCAACCTCGCTTTACAAATTGCGGATCGCGGTTATGTTTTGGAAGCGGGTTGCATTACTTTATCAGGTCGAGCATCGGAATTAATGACCGATGAGCGAGTTAGAAAAGCTTATTTGGGGTAA
- a CDS encoding branched-chain amino acid ABC transporter permease: protein MAEFFTTYGALIVSMVSGALLGLSLYLPLMAGQLSLASPGFYALGGYIAAILSTTIFSTTGVFPVPLLLLEMLIAGIVSGLLGVAVGVPALRLRGIYLAIATIALVEVLRVLALNLDITGGAVGIFGIPQPFSEPIEYLWIALPLLIVSMVLIYRLERIKVGRAFLAIREDELAASAMGINPTYYKVLAFTLGCILAGVVGAINAHVLNTWNSRQGTFDTSINYLTFVLIGGSRTFLGSVVGGMVFTALPEVLRAMADTGGIPPWLAQLLRDGRLIIFGLLIVIGTIFFPQGLVTPDIFKKRRKRRT, encoded by the coding sequence ATGGCTGAATTTTTTACGACTTATGGAGCTCTTATCGTCTCTATGGTATCGGGGGCGCTTCTGGGGCTATCTCTGTACTTACCTCTGATGGCTGGGCAATTGTCTCTAGCAAGTCCCGGCTTCTATGCTTTGGGTGGGTATATTGCTGCTATTCTCTCGACAACTATTTTTTCTACCACCGGGGTTTTTCCCGTTCCACTGCTATTGCTGGAAATGCTGATAGCAGGTATTGTTTCTGGTTTACTGGGAGTAGCAGTGGGAGTACCAGCGCTGCGGTTGCGGGGGATTTATTTGGCGATCGCGACCATTGCTCTTGTAGAAGTTCTGCGAGTGTTAGCTCTAAACTTAGACATTACGGGTGGGGCTGTGGGTATTTTCGGTATTCCTCAACCTTTCTCCGAACCAATTGAGTATTTATGGATTGCGCTACCATTACTGATTGTGAGTATGGTGCTGATTTATCGCTTGGAACGTATAAAAGTTGGTAGGGCGTTCTTGGCGATTCGCGAGGATGAATTAGCTGCGAGCGCAATGGGTATAAATCCAACTTACTACAAAGTTCTGGCATTCACTTTAGGATGTATTCTTGCGGGAGTAGTTGGTGCAATCAACGCTCACGTCCTCAACACGTGGAATTCACGTCAAGGGACATTTGATACGAGTATTAACTATCTCACTTTTGTGTTAATTGGTGGTTCCAGAACTTTTTTAGGTTCGGTAGTAGGAGGTATGGTGTTCACAGCTTTACCAGAGGTGTTAAGAGCAATGGCAGATACGGGCGGTATACCTCCTTGGTTGGCACAATTATTGCGAGATGGCAGGTTAATTATTTTTGGACTGCTGATTGTCATTGGGACGATCTTTTTTCCCCAAGGTCTTGTGACTCCAGATATATTTAAGAAGCGCAGAAAACGCCGCACGTAG
- a CDS encoding branched-chain amino acid ABC transporter permease → MNFSLFLQQFFNGLSIGSAYAIFALGYTLVYSILGIINLAHGAVFTLGAYFTYALMGGTFGFNGVLANATLPIRLPFPVAMILGSVLAGLIGVAIERIAFLPLRQRGSDPLLTVVSSLGVAFVIVNLIQYLVGAESYTFPENTYGNLPVSINFGAPNSPIRIRSAQLVIFAVSAIVVTILTFFISNTKYGKAMQAIAEDPTTSSLLGINSDRYIVLTFFISSFIAGVAGTLVATSVSIAGPYFGLGFGLRGLSVIVLGGLGSIPGAVLGGLLIGLVEAFVPGEYSGYKDAVAFGILFIMLLVRPQGLLGRRFIQKV, encoded by the coding sequence ATGAATTTCAGTCTATTTTTACAACAATTTTTCAACGGATTATCTATCGGTAGCGCCTACGCTATTTTTGCCTTGGGGTACACTTTGGTTTACTCTATTTTAGGTATTATTAATTTAGCTCATGGCGCAGTCTTTACCTTGGGTGCATATTTCACATATGCACTTATGGGTGGTACTTTTGGATTTAATGGTGTTCTGGCTAATGCAACTCTGCCAATACGATTACCCTTCCCTGTTGCTATGATTTTGGGAAGTGTTTTGGCTGGGTTGATAGGCGTGGCGATTGAACGCATTGCCTTTCTCCCTTTACGACAACGAGGTTCTGACCCATTACTAACGGTGGTTTCTAGCTTGGGTGTAGCATTTGTTATCGTTAACTTAATACAGTATTTAGTTGGTGCAGAAAGTTATACTTTTCCAGAAAATACTTACGGTAACTTACCAGTTTCTATCAACTTTGGCGCACCAAACAGCCCAATTCGTATTCGTAGCGCTCAGTTGGTAATTTTTGCTGTCTCTGCGATCGTTGTGACAATTCTAACTTTTTTTATCAGTAACACAAAATACGGTAAGGCAATGCAGGCGATCGCAGAAGACCCCACAACTTCAAGCTTACTGGGAATAAACAGCGATCGCTATATCGTACTGACATTTTTCATTAGCAGTTTTATTGCAGGAGTCGCGGGAACTTTAGTCGCCACTAGCGTCAGCATTGCTGGACCGTACTTCGGGCTTGGTTTTGGGTTGAGGGGTTTATCGGTGATTGTCTTGGGCGGATTGGGTAGCATCCCTGGTGCAGTCTTGGGCGGTTTACTTATCGGGTTAGTCGAAGCATTTGTCCCTGGGGAGTATTCCGGTTACAAAGATGCCGTTGCTTTTGGCATTTTGTTTATTATGCTGTTAGTGCGACCTCAAGGTTTACTTGGTCGTCGGTTTATTCAAAAAGTCTAG